Proteins encoded in a region of the Planctomycetaceae bacterium genome:
- a CDS encoding c-type cytochrome domain-containing protein yields the protein MRWKSLFVFGLILSNAAFAASHANAQAVEDNRQKEEFFETHVRPLLLDRCIECHGPKKQEGELRLDQRQQVLQAIVSDVKLIDLESVTQSRLLQVIQHAEDDVQMPPSSKLPDESIAVLTRWISEGAFWPETANLEADAIQRAEQWRQHWAFQPPVMPDLSQVPDAMNPVDYFVTSKLSEKQLHPSPGADIRTLVRRLSYALTGLPPALGDYDAAEKAAGDKKAWINQYTDQLRRRPTMVSDGLATGWISHVILTRVVMSLQQIENTRKRGSFANG from the coding sequence TTGAGATGGAAGTCTCTGTTCGTTTTCGGCTTGATTCTGTCGAACGCGGCATTTGCTGCGTCCCACGCTAACGCTCAGGCAGTGGAAGACAACCGACAGAAAGAAGAATTCTTCGAAACGCATGTTCGACCGTTGCTCCTGGATCGTTGCATCGAATGCCACGGGCCGAAGAAACAGGAAGGCGAACTGCGGCTTGATCAGCGACAACAGGTACTTCAGGCCATTGTCAGTGATGTGAAGCTGATCGACCTGGAATCGGTAACTCAAAGTCGTCTGCTTCAGGTAATTCAGCACGCGGAAGACGATGTCCAGATGCCGCCTTCGTCAAAGCTACCGGATGAATCGATTGCTGTCCTGACCAGATGGATCAGCGAAGGAGCCTTCTGGCCGGAAACAGCAAATCTGGAAGCCGACGCAATCCAGCGGGCAGAACAGTGGCGTCAGCACTGGGCGTTTCAACCGCCTGTGATGCCGGATCTGTCTCAGGTCCCGGATGCCATGAATCCGGTGGATTATTTTGTTACATCGAAGCTGTCAGAAAAACAGCTGCATCCGTCACCAGGAGCAGACATTCGAACTCTGGTTCGTCGTCTCTCGTATGCGTTGACTGGCCTGCCGCCAGCACTGGGTGATTATGATGCAGCGGAAAAGGCGGCTGGCGATAAGAAGGCCTGGATAAATCAGTACACGGACCAGCTTCGGCGTCGCCCCACTATGGTGAGCGATGGGCTCGCTACTGGATGGATATCGCACGTTATTCTGACACGCGTGGTTATGTCTTTACAGCAGATCGAGAATACCCGGAAGCGTGGAAGTTTCGCGAATGGGTGA
- a CDS encoding DUF1501 domain-containing protein codes for MPIFSDHPVDRCRADVQQVNRRQSLSAMAATGSAVGFANPLMSGVSTAQETDIAHLPKGGVEHVISIWLGGGMGQIDTFDPKQLGDPKTRKAGAYYPSIPTAVDGVHVCEHLKNLAPLMDRVTAIRSVHHEMIDEHAAATNRMHTGRPVSGTITYPSIGSIVSHERGPAAPGVPAYVLIGYPNVTRGPGFLGSSAGYLYLTDTSKGPAGLSPAVGIDAERQSRRERFLNAIGETREAADRKLQDYEATIAASLKLSGPEFQRVFELDRESDDLRNRYGGEFGQRCLLSRRLAERGVRFIEVSHNLNFLNGAGWDVHNQGILQQHALIQELDTAVATLIEDLERLKMLDKTLIAITTEFGRPPEFDSAGGRGHQGRAFTCVLAGGGLRHCGAYGETDELSKKIVSDPVSVPDFFATICAAAGIDPSRYLYDGDRPVPVTDNGIPVAKLFS; via the coding sequence ATGCCAATTTTTTCTGATCACCCTGTCGATCGTTGTCGGGCTGATGTTCAGCAGGTCAATCGTCGTCAGAGTCTTTCTGCGATGGCCGCCACGGGGTCTGCTGTTGGCTTCGCAAATCCCCTGATGTCCGGAGTGTCGACCGCACAGGAAACGGACATTGCCCATCTGCCGAAGGGTGGCGTGGAGCATGTGATTTCGATCTGGCTCGGCGGCGGCATGGGTCAGATCGACACTTTTGACCCAAAACAGTTGGGGGATCCCAAAACACGAAAAGCGGGTGCGTATTACCCATCCATTCCCACTGCGGTCGATGGTGTCCACGTCTGTGAACATCTGAAGAACTTAGCACCACTGATGGATCGTGTGACAGCGATTCGCTCCGTGCATCACGAAATGATCGATGAGCATGCGGCGGCAACGAACCGAATGCATACGGGCCGTCCGGTTTCAGGTACGATCACGTATCCATCGATTGGATCAATCGTGTCTCATGAGCGTGGCCCTGCCGCACCCGGTGTACCAGCTTATGTACTTATCGGTTATCCAAACGTGACCCGTGGCCCGGGCTTTCTTGGATCTTCTGCAGGCTATCTTTACCTGACTGACACCAGCAAAGGTCCGGCGGGGCTGTCACCAGCGGTGGGCATCGATGCCGAACGACAGTCTCGACGTGAACGATTTCTGAACGCCATTGGTGAGACGCGTGAGGCGGCGGATCGAAAGTTACAGGACTACGAAGCAACGATCGCTGCAAGTTTGAAACTCAGTGGTCCGGAATTCCAGCGGGTGTTCGAACTGGACCGCGAATCGGATGACCTTCGAAATCGTTACGGAGGGGAATTCGGTCAGCGGTGTCTGCTGAGCCGTCGGCTGGCCGAACGCGGCGTTCGGTTTATTGAGGTCTCTCACAATCTGAATTTCCTGAATGGCGCGGGATGGGACGTCCACAATCAGGGCATCCTGCAGCAACATGCCCTGATTCAGGAACTGGACACCGCCGTCGCGACGCTGATTGAGGATCTGGAGCGTCTGAAAATGCTGGACAAGACCTTGATTGCCATCACAACAGAATTCGGGCGCCCGCCGGAATTTGACAGTGCAGGCGGTCGGGGTCATCAGGGGCGAGCGTTCACCTGCGTGCTGGCAGGGGGCGGACTGCGGCACTGCGGCGCGTACGGTGAGACAGACGAACTGTCCAAAAAAATCGTTTCTGACCCGGTTTCTGTGCCGGACTTCTTCGCCACTATCTGCGCAGCTGCTGGTATTGACCCATCCAGATACCTCTACGACGGAGACCGACCTGTTCCGGTGACCGATAACGGGATCCCTGTCGCGAAACTATTTTCGTGA
- a CDS encoding DUF1549 domain-containing protein — MGISLAAMGYLTLGRRFLNNKHDIIDDRIDVTIRGMQGLTIDARCHDHKFDPIPAADYYFVWRLRFIRRPGNEPSNLRLLIGKSLSNRSFFFAANSGNRGDRVPRGDFVYAGGRCPVVLSWQWTNGTR, encoded by the coding sequence ATGGGAATCAGCTTGGCAGCCATGGGATACCTGACACTGGGACGTCGGTTTCTGAACAACAAGCATGACATCATTGATGATCGAATCGACGTAACGATTCGCGGAATGCAGGGGTTAACCATTGATGCCCGATGTCATGACCACAAGTTCGATCCAATTCCTGCCGCGGATTACTACTTCGTATGGCGTCTTCGATTCATCCGACGACCTGGCAATGAGCCATCCAATCTGAGGCTGTTGATCGGGAAAAGCCTGTCGAACCGGTCATTTTTCTTCGCGGCCAACTCTGGCAATCGGGGCGACCGTGTCCCTAGGGGCGATTTCGTCTATGCTGGCGGGCGATGCCCCGTCGTTCTCAGTTGGCAGTGGACGAATGGAACTCGCTGA
- the cmoB gene encoding tRNA 5-methoxyuridine(34)/uridine 5-oxyacetic acid(34) synthase CmoB produces the protein MKLFDREALFRMLTEAGGEDWVQKLRHQTSAAFETEKHGLLNQWVDAWSRLPPAAEGSVVDASGDAVTVTGAQVADVHSATQTLMQFHPWRKGPFRFHDISIDTEWRSDWKWNRIASRISLQGHRVLDVGCGNGYYGWRMLHQGAKFVCGLDPFLLYVMQYEAIRKYARSDQHNYVLPLGDDILPRQLKIFDTVFTMGVLYHRTSPVDHLQAMAGCLKTGGQLVLETLIIPGDDHEVLVPEGRYAKMRNVWFIPTVPMLQRWLRRTGFHQIQVVDVTPTAILEQRSTSWMTFESLADFLDPTDPSKTIEGYPGPRRAIVLATLRK, from the coding sequence ATGAAACTCTTCGACCGTGAAGCGTTGTTCCGGATGTTGACAGAAGCCGGGGGCGAAGACTGGGTCCAGAAATTGCGGCACCAAACCAGCGCTGCATTCGAAACAGAAAAACATGGTCTGCTGAATCAGTGGGTCGATGCGTGGAGCAGGCTGCCGCCCGCTGCTGAAGGATCGGTTGTTGATGCCTCCGGCGATGCTGTGACGGTGACCGGGGCTCAGGTGGCAGACGTCCATTCAGCAACGCAAACATTGATGCAGTTCCATCCCTGGCGGAAAGGACCGTTTCGTTTTCACGACATTTCCATCGACACAGAATGGCGATCCGACTGGAAATGGAATCGCATCGCCTCCCGAATCAGTCTGCAGGGACATCGGGTCCTGGATGTTGGTTGCGGAAACGGGTACTACGGCTGGCGGATGCTTCACCAGGGTGCAAAGTTTGTCTGCGGGCTGGACCCATTCCTGCTGTATGTCATGCAGTACGAAGCGATCCGCAAATATGCACGCAGCGATCAGCACAACTACGTGCTGCCGCTGGGGGACGACATCCTTCCACGGCAATTGAAGATCTTCGATACCGTATTCACTATGGGAGTGCTGTACCACCGGACAAGCCCGGTTGATCATCTGCAGGCGATGGCGGGATGTCTGAAAACCGGCGGTCAACTTGTCCTGGAGACTCTGATCATTCCAGGCGATGATCATGAAGTTCTCGTGCCCGAGGGGCGCTACGCCAAAATGCGAAATGTTTGGTTTATCCCCACGGTTCCAATGTTGCAAAGATGGCTGCGTCGAACGGGGTTTCACCAGATTCAGGTGGTGGATGTCACCCCAACAGCCATTCTCGAACAGCGGTCAACATCATGGATGACATTCGAATCGCTGGCAGACTTTCTGGACCCGACTGATCCGTCAAAGACGATTGAAGGATATCCAGGTCCACGGCGGGCAATCGTTCTGGCTACGTTGCGGAAGTGA
- the cmoA gene encoding carboxy-S-adenosyl-L-methionine synthase CmoA, producing the protein MARDDIYLLPMNQVGSFVFDEHVVNVFPDMIARSVPGYASILSMIEQLASRFVTMNSHVYDLGCSLGAATLLIRRQAKEGCVIHAVDSSAAMIDRLQQILKRQDTDKSGLCEVVAQNADIRSTPIVNASFVVLNLTLQFIVPEERADIIQRIHDGMLPGGALLISEKICFDDPAQQLLMTELHHDFKRSHGYSDLEIAQKRTAIENRLIPESLQTHVDRLSAAGFSIVAPWFQCFNFASILAVKTTDSRDAGTGATAE; encoded by the coding sequence ATGGCCCGTGACGACATCTACTTGCTGCCGATGAATCAGGTGGGCAGCTTTGTCTTCGACGAACACGTCGTGAATGTCTTTCCCGACATGATTGCGAGGTCTGTGCCCGGATACGCTTCGATTTTGTCCATGATCGAACAACTGGCCTCGCGATTCGTGACGATGAATAGTCATGTCTACGACCTTGGATGTTCTCTGGGGGCCGCCACCCTTTTGATTCGTCGGCAGGCGAAAGAAGGCTGCGTGATCCATGCCGTCGATAGTTCTGCGGCCATGATCGATCGATTGCAGCAGATCCTGAAAAGGCAGGATACTGACAAGTCGGGGCTGTGTGAGGTTGTCGCTCAGAACGCGGATATCCGTTCGACACCAATTGTCAATGCCTCGTTTGTCGTTCTAAATCTCACGCTGCAGTTTATTGTGCCGGAAGAACGTGCAGACATTATTCAGCGGATTCATGATGGCATGCTGCCGGGAGGAGCATTGTTGATATCGGAGAAGATTTGCTTTGATGATCCGGCCCAGCAGCTGCTGATGACCGAATTGCATCACGATTTTAAACGCAGTCACGGCTACAGTGATCTGGAGATTGCTCAGAAGCGAACGGCCATTGAAAACCGTTTAATACCAGAATCGCTGCAGACCCATGTCGACCGGCTTTCTGCTGCCGGGTTTTCAATCGTTGCTCCCTGGTTTCAATGTTTCAACTTTGCTTCCATCCTGGCTGTAAAGACGACGGACTCGCGCGACGCTGGTACCGGAGCAACAGCCGAATGA
- a CDS encoding DUF1553 domain-containing protein — protein sequence MELAEAIASTDNPLTARVAVNRIWMHLFGRGLVDSPSDFGVRTDPPSHPELLDYLSVQFMQNNWSNKSIIRQIVAIGNLPSFE from the coding sequence ATGGAACTCGCTGAAGCTATTGCCAGCACAGACAACCCGCTGACAGCACGGGTTGCTGTCAATCGTATCTGGATGCACTTATTCGGGCGTGGTCTGGTGGATTCGCCAAGCGATTTCGGAGTGCGAACGGATCCGCCATCGCACCCGGAACTTCTTGACTACCTGAGTGTTCAGTTCATGCAGAACAACTGGTCGAACAAGTCGATCATCCGGCAGATTGTAGCCATCGGAAACCTTCCTTCGTTCGAGTGA
- a CDS encoding amidohydrolase family protein encodes MKKENLLPGLPTGARLRGFRIWDSYFTPAFAHPGSDGSDKLLADFERSRPAIETFKVERLCYFSHVGIGTTTDAAFESFASQHAEALLKPLSIHGDLLIMMIQLNANNVAASLDAMKRWLRDGPAKGVYFAGGGPGARTCTDAGCRELIEAAIDLEAVIMQHTWFKTGGKQGPGESTPAELATVASHYPRQKFICAHAGGEWEQGLRAIRDAPNVLAETSGFDATAGFIEMAVREIGADRIVFGSHLPGRSLGTELGKVLGADISDADRFRILGENFRQLLEA; translated from the coding sequence ATGAAAAAAGAAAATTTGTTGCCGGGACTACCAACGGGCGCAAGGCTCCGTGGATTCCGGATCTGGGATTCCTATTTCACGCCAGCCTTTGCCCATCCGGGATCGGACGGCAGCGACAAGCTTCTGGCCGATTTCGAACGATCCCGACCGGCGATTGAAACATTCAAAGTTGAACGATTATGTTACTTCAGCCATGTTGGCATCGGCACTACAACGGACGCTGCGTTCGAATCGTTTGCATCGCAACACGCTGAAGCCCTGCTGAAGCCGCTTTCGATTCACGGTGATTTGCTGATCATGATGATCCAGCTGAATGCCAACAATGTTGCAGCCTCCCTGGACGCTATGAAACGATGGTTGCGAGATGGGCCGGCGAAGGGCGTTTACTTTGCCGGAGGTGGTCCCGGTGCACGCACTTGTACAGATGCGGGATGCCGGGAATTGATCGAAGCCGCCATCGATCTCGAAGCTGTGATCATGCAGCATACCTGGTTCAAGACGGGTGGCAAGCAGGGACCTGGTGAGTCAACACCCGCGGAACTCGCAACCGTCGCCAGCCATTACCCGCGGCAAAAATTCATCTGCGCCCATGCAGGGGGAGAATGGGAGCAGGGGCTCCGTGCCATTCGTGACGCCCCGAACGTACTGGCGGAAACCAGCGGCTTTGATGCCACGGCAGGATTCATAGAAATGGCCGTTCGGGAAATTGGTGCAGACCGTATCGTCTTCGGAAGTCACCTTCCAGGGCGTTCACTGGGGACGGAGCTTGGTAAGGTACTGGGAGCCGACATTTCAGATGCCGACCGATTCCGGATTTTGGGGGAGAACTTTCGGCAGCTTCTGGAGGCGTAG
- a CDS encoding DUF1553 domain-containing protein: protein MTYRIFTTKPECSSAPGLPVQRTLLLNLWLTVFAFSLPVQATWAQDAPASKAPAESVEPVISDAIQMPLGTVPDGVVTMTLVEQMPSANQWLKSESPLTEAFRWSGDSFLIPRIPGCYDDWGIRDSWKGPVLLTVTSDVLLAPGHHHFLLRARGLARLWIDDQVVAETKAITAKPPDGEQPVTPLAKPPLPGHRVHGYRQQEVSGDFTAAASGEGQPLRHRVVLEILVGGPGRRTETGEVLVATLSADQSTYHILRPGERGPLPLTDKVIEPELERIEGQLRTLEDETRRAASQSMADYWDRRHELARAWVKKSPDSPPAEGVHPVDAFIHAKIRNAHQSSDLDSQQSQLFHDQVLPILRDHCFRCHGDKNKGDLRLNSRDAILKAGESGQAAVIPGDPHASGLMEQVRSGAMPPTDTPLTTEQIATLERWIAEGATWPNRPVAAEQLKLAAVIDDQKFVRRAYLDAIGLPPNPSEVRSFLADPSPDKRRTLVKHLLNGEAVADHWMSYWQDVLAENPTLINQSMGSTGPFRWFLHDSLRDRKAMDRMVTELVMMRGSAETGGSAAFGMSGESDAPLAAKSHILSGAFLGIDLQCARCHDSPYHSTLQRDLYSMAAMLDRKVVTVPASSRVPAAFFERKGRQPLIEATLKPDEPVPPVWPFQDLLDQGYAEQLSHILQDSDDTREQFAVMLTSPFNRRFPRVLVNRVWKRLMGAGMVEPVHDWEGRDCSHPELMDWLADELVRNDYDLMSIVHIVMTSECYMREALGANLESTASGRFFNAPDRRRLTAEQIVDSLFAATGRKMETEELTFVYDGQRALGHRQTLGQPTRAWMFASLNNERDRPSLALPGAQSIVDVLEAFGWNGNRQQPIQVRESDPNVLQPGILANGSLTAALSRASFQSEVARLALESASPDELVEEWFLRLLSRYPTDRERILFSEALSQGFSNRVLTVDPESFPKPPETLPLVTWFNHLRSETTVIQQEHERRVKQGPPTDPRLETKWREIYEDFIWSLINHGEFVWVP from the coding sequence ATGACCTACCGAATCTTTACCACCAAACCAGAATGCTCTTCCGCACCAGGCTTGCCTGTTCAGCGGACCTTACTCCTGAATTTGTGGCTGACGGTATTTGCATTCAGCCTTCCTGTACAGGCGACATGGGCTCAGGATGCCCCCGCATCCAAAGCACCTGCGGAATCGGTCGAGCCAGTGATTTCTGATGCGATTCAGATGCCTTTAGGTACCGTGCCGGACGGCGTAGTTACCATGACGCTGGTGGAGCAGATGCCGTCTGCAAATCAATGGCTCAAGTCAGAGAGTCCGTTGACGGAAGCATTTCGGTGGTCGGGCGATTCATTTCTGATCCCTCGAATTCCCGGTTGTTATGACGACTGGGGGATTCGGGATTCCTGGAAGGGTCCCGTGCTTCTGACGGTGACATCTGACGTTCTTCTGGCACCTGGTCATCATCATTTTCTGCTTCGAGCGCGCGGACTTGCTCGATTGTGGATCGACGATCAGGTCGTCGCGGAAACCAAAGCGATTACTGCAAAGCCACCGGATGGTGAGCAACCAGTGACGCCGCTTGCAAAACCGCCCTTGCCTGGCCATCGTGTTCATGGCTATCGCCAGCAGGAAGTGTCAGGAGATTTCACGGCGGCAGCGAGCGGGGAAGGTCAGCCGCTCCGGCATCGTGTTGTGCTGGAAATCCTCGTTGGGGGTCCCGGGCGTCGAACAGAAACCGGCGAGGTCCTGGTGGCGACGTTATCCGCAGACCAATCGACCTATCATATCCTGCGGCCAGGGGAACGCGGACCATTGCCGCTGACAGACAAAGTCATTGAACCGGAGCTGGAACGCATCGAAGGCCAACTGAGGACACTGGAAGATGAAACTCGCCGGGCGGCCTCTCAAAGTATGGCGGACTACTGGGACCGACGGCACGAACTTGCTCGCGCGTGGGTAAAGAAGTCGCCCGACTCACCCCCTGCGGAAGGGGTTCATCCGGTCGACGCCTTTATTCATGCCAAAATTCGAAATGCGCACCAGTCATCAGATCTGGACAGTCAGCAATCCCAGCTGTTCCATGATCAGGTCCTTCCGATTCTTCGAGACCACTGCTTTCGGTGTCATGGAGACAAGAACAAGGGCGACTTACGGTTGAATTCGCGCGACGCGATATTGAAGGCTGGCGAATCCGGCCAGGCAGCCGTTATCCCGGGCGATCCGCATGCCAGTGGACTGATGGAACAAGTTCGTAGTGGAGCGATGCCGCCAACCGATACCCCCTTAACGACCGAACAGATCGCAACGCTTGAACGATGGATTGCTGAAGGGGCCACGTGGCCGAATCGGCCGGTGGCTGCTGAGCAACTCAAACTGGCGGCGGTCATCGATGATCAGAAATTTGTACGTCGGGCGTATCTGGACGCGATCGGTCTTCCACCAAATCCGTCTGAAGTCCGTTCTTTCCTCGCTGATCCGTCTCCCGACAAGCGACGCACTCTTGTCAAGCATCTTCTGAACGGCGAAGCGGTTGCTGATCACTGGATGAGTTACTGGCAGGATGTTCTGGCTGAGAACCCAACGCTGATCAACCAGTCCATGGGAAGTACAGGCCCCTTCCGCTGGTTCCTTCATGATTCACTTCGCGATCGGAAAGCGATGGATCGCATGGTGACGGAACTGGTGATGATGCGAGGCAGTGCGGAAACCGGTGGCAGCGCGGCATTTGGCATGTCCGGCGAGAGCGATGCGCCCCTGGCCGCCAAGTCCCACATCCTTTCAGGAGCATTTCTGGGGATTGATCTTCAATGTGCACGCTGTCACGATTCGCCGTATCACAGTACGCTCCAGCGCGACTTGTATTCGATGGCCGCAATGCTCGACCGCAAGGTCGTGACAGTGCCCGCAAGCAGCCGAGTGCCTGCGGCGTTCTTCGAAAGGAAGGGTCGGCAGCCGCTGATTGAAGCCACTCTGAAGCCGGATGAACCCGTGCCGCCTGTCTGGCCGTTTCAGGATTTGCTGGACCAGGGTTATGCAGAACAGCTCAGTCACATCCTGCAGGATTCTGACGACACACGTGAGCAGTTTGCGGTGATGCTGACCAGCCCCTTCAATCGTCGATTTCCTCGCGTCCTGGTCAATCGCGTCTGGAAGCGATTGATGGGCGCGGGAATGGTTGAGCCCGTTCATGACTGGGAAGGCCGTGACTGTAGTCATCCTGAACTGATGGACTGGCTTGCCGATGAACTTGTCCGAAACGACTACGACCTGATGTCGATCGTTCACATTGTGATGACATCCGAGTGCTACATGCGCGAAGCCCTGGGGGCAAACCTGGAATCGACCGCTTCCGGACGATTCTTCAATGCTCCCGATCGTCGTCGTCTGACGGCCGAGCAGATTGTGGATTCGTTGTTTGCAGCGACGGGCAGGAAGATGGAGACGGAGGAACTGACGTTTGTCTACGATGGTCAGCGGGCTCTCGGTCATCGTCAGACCCTGGGCCAGCCGACTCGCGCCTGGATGTTCGCCAGTCTGAATAACGAACGCGATCGTCCCAGCCTCGCATTACCAGGGGCCCAGTCCATCGTGGATGTCCTGGAAGCATTCGGCTGGAACGGGAATCGGCAGCAGCCCATTCAGGTCCGCGAATCCGATCCGAACGTACTGCAGCCGGGGATCCTGGCGAATGGCTCCCTCACCGCGGCATTGTCACGAGCTTCGTTTCAGAGTGAAGTTGCCAGGCTGGCACTCGAATCAGCGTCGCCCGATGAACTTGTTGAAGAATGGTTTCTGCGATTGCTGTCGCGATACCCCACAGATCGTGAACGAATTTTGTTTTCTGAAGCGTTGAGCCAGGGATTTTCGAATCGCGTTCTTACCGTCGATCCCGAATCCTTCCCCAAGCCACCGGAAACGCTACCGTTGGTGACATGGTTCAATCACCTGCGTTCTGAAACAACTGTCATACAGCAGGAACACGAAAGACGCGTCAAACAGGGGCCGCCGACGGATCCACGTCTGGAGACCAAATGGCGCGAGATCTACGAAGATTTCATCTGGAGTCTGATTAATCACGGCGAATTTGTCTGGGTTCCCTGA
- a CDS encoding DUF1501 domain-containing protein, with the protein MLVIPGRFGKDTCDGYSRREWLRIGSSALTGLSVASLLQASARGAGAEISDEEARYGGKGFGSAKSVILIYLQGGPSHLDLWDPKTNVPDNVKSIFSNIDTKLPGIQFTELLPKLAQQIDRATLIRSMSYTPVGLFNHTAAIYQMLTGYTADKVSPSGQLEPPSPKDFPNFGCHIIKQMPPEVPMLPYVMMPRPLQESNVIGKAGTAGFLGRAYDPYYLYPTGDDMDMAKMEKIRIDDLTLRKEIPMDRLGRRASLRETVNGGMKELDRAVEQYALNEYYEKALGLVLSGRAREAFNLSAEKQETRDMYGNNTFGQSCLLARRLVEAGTRVVEVNWPKVANSDNHSWDVHTGLSKRMKDQSAPMLDAGLSGLLQDLDDRGMLKDTLVVAIGEFGRSPKRGVSTSGNSNSDDGRDHWPYCYTGLIAGAGIRRGYVHGKSDETASAPAEAPVHPGELLATIYHAVGMYPRQTIYNHLNQPREMVKADAVMDLFA; encoded by the coding sequence ATGCTTGTGATCCCAGGTCGATTTGGAAAAGACACATGTGATGGGTACTCGCGCCGCGAATGGCTGCGAATTGGCAGTTCCGCCCTGACCGGATTAAGTGTCGCTTCACTGCTACAGGCATCGGCCCGCGGGGCTGGCGCGGAGATTTCAGACGAAGAAGCTCGTTATGGTGGCAAGGGTTTCGGATCCGCCAAGAGCGTGATTCTGATCTATTTGCAGGGCGGGCCAAGTCACTTGGATCTCTGGGACCCGAAGACCAACGTTCCGGATAACGTGAAGAGTATCTTCTCCAATATCGATACCAAACTTCCGGGAATTCAGTTCACGGAATTGCTGCCAAAGCTGGCTCAGCAAATTGATCGGGCAACGTTGATTCGTTCAATGAGTTATACGCCGGTTGGGCTCTTCAATCACACTGCAGCCATCTACCAGATGCTAACAGGTTACACGGCGGACAAGGTGAGCCCATCCGGACAGCTCGAACCCCCAAGCCCGAAGGATTTTCCGAACTTCGGCTGTCATATCATCAAGCAAATGCCACCGGAAGTTCCGATGCTTCCGTATGTCATGATGCCGCGACCGCTTCAGGAAAGTAACGTCATCGGTAAAGCGGGGACAGCTGGGTTCCTTGGCCGCGCCTACGATCCGTATTACCTGTATCCGACGGGTGATGACATGGATATGGCGAAGATGGAGAAAATCCGAATCGACGATCTGACTTTGCGCAAAGAAATTCCCATGGATCGACTAGGCCGTCGGGCTTCGCTGCGAGAGACAGTGAATGGGGGCATGAAGGAGCTGGATCGTGCCGTGGAACAGTATGCCCTGAATGAATACTACGAAAAAGCACTTGGACTTGTTCTTTCCGGTCGTGCTCGCGAGGCCTTCAATTTGTCGGCCGAAAAACAGGAAACGCGGGACATGTACGGCAACAACACGTTTGGACAAAGCTGTCTGCTGGCTCGACGACTGGTCGAAGCCGGAACGCGAGTTGTGGAAGTGAACTGGCCTAAGGTAGCCAATTCGGACAACCATTCGTGGGACGTCCACACAGGGCTGAGCAAGCGAATGAAAGATCAGTCAGCGCCGATGCTGGATGCCGGTTTATCCGGACTGCTTCAGGACCTGGATGATCGCGGAATGCTGAAGGACACACTCGTTGTTGCGATCGGTGAGTTCGGTCGAAGTCCGAAACGTGGCGTCAGCACCTCCGGCAACAGCAACAGCGATGATGGTCGAGATCACTGGCCCTACTGCTACACTGGTCTGATCGCTGGTGCTGGCATCCGTCGTGGCTATGTCCACGGCAAGTCCGATGAAACCGCATCGGCACCAGCCGAAGCCCCTGTCCATCCGGGAGAATTGCTGGCCACTATCTATCATGCCGTGGGAATGTATCCACGTCAGACGATTTACAACCACCTGAACCAGCCACGTGAGATGGTCAAAGCCGATGCCGTCATGGATCTGTTCGCCTGA